One window from the genome of Pantoea cypripedii encodes:
- a CDS encoding MIP/aquaporin family protein → MNIFLSEMVGTMLLILLGDGVVANVVLKQTKGGNSGWIVITAGWGFAVTVAVYAVGWVSGAHLNPAVTLAVWLQGGIPSSVVPIYFVGQLVGAFLGAILVWLTYKRHYDASDDKGLILATFCTGPAIRDYKWNLVTEIIGTAMLTFGVLAIFNSHNGIAGGFGPYAVGVLVWSIGLSLGGPTGYAINPARDLGPRLAHALLPIKNKGDSDWGYAWVPIVGPLIGGAAGSLLYTILIPVFTTH, encoded by the coding sequence ATGAACATCTTTTTATCAGAAATGGTCGGCACCATGCTGTTGATTCTGCTTGGCGACGGTGTGGTGGCCAACGTGGTATTAAAACAAACCAAAGGAGGAAATAGCGGCTGGATTGTCATTACCGCAGGATGGGGCTTTGCGGTGACAGTCGCTGTTTATGCCGTCGGCTGGGTTAGCGGCGCGCATCTCAATCCGGCGGTGACCCTGGCTGTCTGGCTCCAGGGCGGCATTCCTTCAAGTGTGGTGCCGATTTACTTTGTCGGTCAGCTTGTCGGGGCGTTTCTTGGCGCGATTCTGGTCTGGCTCACCTATAAGCGTCACTATGATGCATCCGATGATAAGGGATTAATCCTCGCGACCTTTTGTACCGGTCCTGCCATTCGTGACTATAAATGGAACCTGGTCACCGAAATTATCGGTACTGCCATGCTAACGTTTGGCGTGCTGGCCATTTTTAACTCACACAATGGTATTGCCGGGGGCTTCGGTCCTTATGCGGTCGGTGTGCTGGTATGGAGTATCGGTCTGTCGTTAGGTGGCCCTACTGGCTATGCGATCAACCCGGCGCGTGACCTTGGCCCGCGTCTGGCCCACGCGTTGTTGCCGATAAAAAATAAGGGTGATTCCGACTGGGGCTATGCCTGGGTGCCGATCGTCGGTCCATTAATCGGCGGCGCTGCGGGCTCCTTATTATACACAATCTTGATTCCTGTCTTTACCACCCATTAA
- the dhaR gene encoding dihydroxyacetone kinase operon transcriptional regulator DhaR, producing the protein MRLNMKAIWRAFVAKDPGEFTNLTSLDRLDIKPWLKESWLRCRRQQRHDHWPPQLYAKGITFDSLCRNKSEMLNISSPIIEDIFEYLDTPDCAIFITDETGCTLRFYATPAMSTRLAALGIRASVYWREGMMGNNAISSALLLHETVSVRGYEHFNRHLHALTVCAAPVFDSNSTVMGAVGLVLLTGNDTLPTLGLALVHSIEQQITARLNTDLVLAESNQHLSEVHALLDGVEEGVLAWDNKGTILYLNIHGSDLFNIKSEKILGKNIHDIIKLPQNIINAIEHNREVDLFETAIEFDGSFISLAISLKIVKGPNNTSDRYIALLHPIERIRELVHRHSGVWARLTFDDLDYVGSSNAIRRVMRLAQQAAKGRGSVLLHGEEGLGKSHLAQAIHNASERQDKPFITINCQAILREAMTSEFLGGVINGDKHVISKFELAKGGTLLLENVEYLTADVQTALLQLLKTGLLSKANQLLVPLDVRLITTTTVDINQYVDENRFRRHLLYELQSFDIYIPPLRERSEDIPPLIKRYLKIMSHEVGKNVSLSDDALQLLTRYSWPGNNRELRNVLERAFSYSDGAIIRAKDIPSSLIERIRDIGVVPPANGLHSLNDMERDALIQAAIQCKGRAMKITQALKISRTSLWRKLKAFNIHLEDYKTR; encoded by the coding sequence ATGCGTCTCAATATGAAAGCGATATGGCGGGCGTTTGTCGCCAAAGATCCGGGGGAGTTTACCAACCTCACCAGTCTGGACCGTCTCGATATTAAACCCTGGCTGAAGGAGTCCTGGCTGCGTTGTCGGCGGCAGCAACGGCACGATCACTGGCCACCACAACTTTATGCCAAAGGCATCACCTTCGACTCGTTGTGTCGTAACAAATCGGAGATGCTAAATATCTCTTCACCGATTATCGAGGATATTTTCGAATATCTTGATACGCCAGATTGCGCCATCTTCATTACCGACGAAACCGGCTGTACGCTGCGATTTTACGCCACCCCGGCGATGAGCACCCGCCTGGCAGCCCTGGGGATTCGCGCAAGCGTCTACTGGCGTGAAGGCATGATGGGCAATAATGCCATCTCCAGTGCCCTGCTGCTGCACGAAACGGTCAGCGTCAGAGGCTATGAACATTTCAACCGGCATCTGCACGCCTTGACGGTTTGCGCCGCACCGGTTTTTGATAGTAACAGCACCGTGATGGGCGCGGTGGGTCTTGTCCTGCTAACCGGTAATGATACTCTGCCGACACTCGGGCTGGCGCTGGTACATTCTATCGAGCAACAAATTACCGCCAGGCTGAATACTGACCTGGTTCTGGCCGAATCCAATCAGCATCTCAGCGAAGTCCATGCGCTGCTGGACGGCGTGGAAGAAGGCGTGCTGGCCTGGGATAATAAAGGCACCATTCTTTATCTGAATATTCACGGCAGCGATCTGTTTAATATCAAAAGTGAAAAGATCCTCGGGAAAAATATCCACGACATTATTAAATTGCCGCAAAACATCATTAATGCCATTGAACACAATCGTGAAGTTGACCTGTTTGAAACCGCCATTGAGTTTGATGGCAGTTTTATTTCGCTGGCGATATCGCTGAAGATCGTGAAAGGCCCCAATAATACCTCGGATCGCTATATCGCGCTGCTACACCCGATTGAACGCATCCGTGAGCTGGTACATCGCCACAGCGGTGTCTGGGCGCGTCTGACCTTTGATGATCTCGATTACGTAGGCAGTTCCAATGCGATTCGGCGTGTGATGCGTCTGGCACAACAGGCAGCGAAAGGACGCGGTTCGGTGCTGCTGCACGGAGAAGAAGGGTTGGGCAAGTCGCACCTGGCGCAGGCGATTCATAATGCCAGCGAGCGTCAGGATAAGCCTTTTATCACCATTAACTGCCAGGCAATCCTGCGTGAAGCGATGACCAGCGAGTTTCTCGGTGGCGTGATTAACGGTGACAAGCATGTGATTTCTAAATTCGAGCTGGCTAAAGGCGGCACACTGCTGCTGGAAAACGTCGAATATCTGACGGCCGATGTGCAGACCGCGCTGTTGCAACTGCTGAAAACCGGGCTACTCAGCAAAGCCAACCAGCTGCTGGTGCCGCTGGATGTCCGCCTCATCACCACCACCACGGTCGATATTAATCAATACGTGGATGAAAACCGCTTCCGCCGCCATTTGCTGTATGAGTTGCAGTCGTTTGATATTTATATTCCGCCGTTACGCGAACGCAGTGAAGATATCCCGCCGCTGATCAAACGCTATCTGAAGATTATGAGTCATGAAGTGGGCAAAAACGTGTCGTTATCTGACGATGCCTTGCAACTGTTGACGCGTTACAGCTGGCCGGGCAATAACCGTGAATTGCGCAATGTACTTGAACGCGCCTTCAGTTACAGCGACGGCGCCATCATTCGGGCGAAAGATATTCCTTCATCCCTGATTGAAAGGATTCGCGATATTGGCGTCGTGCCGCCCGCCAATGGCCTGCACAGCCTTAATGATATGGAACGGGATGCCCTGATCCAGGCTGCCATCCAATGCAAAGGCAGAGCCATGAAGATCACCCAGGCGCTGAAGATCAGCCGTACCTCGCTGTGGCGCAAGCTGAAAGCCTTCAATATTCATCTGGAAGATTATAAGACGCGCTGA
- the zwf gene encoding glucose-6-phosphate dehydrogenase, which translates to MAVTQTAQACDLVIFGAKGDLARRKLLPSLYQLEKAGQIHETTRIIGVGRAEWDKDAYTKVVREALETFMKEKIDEALWDKLSSRLDFCNLDVNDTSHFSRLGKMLDQKNRVTINYFAMPPSTFGAICDGLGSAKLNAKPARVVMEKPLGTSLETSQEINNSVGKYFEESQVFRIDHYLGKETVLNLLALRFANSIFVNNWDNRTIDHVQITVAEEVGIEGRWGYFDKAGQMRDMIQNHLLQILTMIAMSPPSDLSADAIRDEKVKVLRSLRRIDQTNVREKTVRGQYTSGFVQGKKVPGYLEEEGANKQSATETFVAIRVDIDNWRWAGVPFYLRTGKRLPTKCSEVVVYFKNPEMNLFKDSYAELPQNKLTIRLQPDEGVDIEILNKVPGLDHKHKLQTTKLDLSYSETFNQSHLADAYERLLLETMRGIQALFVRRDEVEAAWTWVDSIIDAWNADADAPKPYQAGTWGPVASVAMITRDGRSWNEFE; encoded by the coding sequence ATGGCGGTAACACAAACAGCCCAGGCATGCGATCTGGTGATTTTCGGTGCCAAAGGCGATCTTGCACGCCGGAAACTGTTGCCTTCACTGTATCAGCTGGAGAAAGCCGGTCAGATTCACGAAACCACGCGCATTATTGGCGTAGGCCGCGCGGAGTGGGATAAAGACGCATACACTAAAGTGGTGCGTGAAGCGCTGGAAACCTTCATGAAAGAGAAGATCGATGAAGCGCTGTGGGACAAACTCAGCAGCCGTCTCGACTTCTGTAACCTCGACGTCAATGATACTTCGCACTTTTCGCGTCTGGGCAAAATGCTCGACCAGAAAAATCGCGTCACCATTAACTACTTCGCCATGCCGCCGAGCACCTTTGGCGCCATCTGTGATGGTCTGGGTTCAGCCAAACTGAACGCCAAACCGGCGCGTGTGGTGATGGAGAAGCCGCTGGGCACCTCGCTGGAAACCTCTCAGGAGATTAACAACAGCGTGGGCAAGTACTTCGAAGAGAGCCAGGTCTTCCGTATTGACCACTATCTGGGCAAAGAGACGGTACTGAACCTGCTGGCACTGCGTTTCGCTAACTCGATCTTCGTGAATAACTGGGACAACCGCACCATCGACCATGTGCAGATTACCGTGGCGGAAGAGGTGGGTATCGAGGGCCGCTGGGGCTACTTTGATAAAGCGGGCCAGATGCGTGACATGATCCAAAACCATCTGTTGCAGATCCTCACCATGATCGCCATGTCGCCGCCATCAGACCTGAGCGCTGATGCGATTCGTGACGAGAAAGTAAAAGTGCTGCGTTCACTGCGTCGCATCGATCAGACTAACGTGCGGGAAAAAACCGTGCGCGGTCAGTACACCTCCGGCTTTGTGCAGGGCAAAAAAGTGCCGGGCTACCTGGAAGAAGAGGGTGCCAACAAGCAAAGCGCCACAGAAACCTTCGTGGCAATCCGTGTCGATATCGACAACTGGCGCTGGGCGGGCGTACCGTTCTACCTGCGTACCGGTAAGCGTTTGCCCACCAAGTGTTCTGAAGTGGTGGTGTACTTCAAGAATCCGGAAATGAACCTGTTCAAAGATTCCTACGCTGAGCTGCCGCAGAACAAACTGACTATTCGTTTGCAGCCGGATGAAGGCGTGGATATCGAGATCCTGAACAAAGTCCCGGGTCTGGATCACAAACACAAACTGCAAACCACCAAGCTGGACCTTAGCTACTCAGAAACCTTCAACCAGTCGCATCTGGCGGATGCGTATGAGCGTCTGCTGCTGGAAACCATGCGCGGTATTCAGGCGCTGTTCGTGCGTCGTGATGAAGTCGAAGCCGCGTGGACATGGGTGGACTCCATCATTGATGCCTGGAATGCGGATGCCGATGCACCGAAGCCGTATCAGGCAGGCACCTGGGGACCGGTCGCCTCCGTGGCGATGATCACCCGTGACGGACGTTCCTGGAACGAATTCGAGTAA
- a CDS encoding MurR/RpiR family transcriptional regulator: MNMLEQIQAQLQALSKSERKVAEQILAAPQQAIHSSIATLAGAAGVSEPTVNRFCHRMGTRGFPDFKLQLAQSLAKGPNWVSRDVEENDSVESYSHKIFDSALAGLNRVRQQLDMAVIHQAVRALTRANKIAFFGLGASAVVAHDATNKFLRFNLPVIWSEDIVIQRMSCINSGPNDVFVLISHTGRTKNMIELARLARVNASTVLAITSPGSPLAAEATLALTLDVPEDTDIYLPMVSRLAQLTMVDVLATGFTLERGTSFRENLKRVKEALKDSRLEKQVQTEINARQNN; the protein is encoded by the coding sequence ATCAATATGCTGGAACAGATTCAGGCGCAATTGCAGGCGCTGAGCAAATCGGAACGTAAAGTCGCAGAGCAAATCCTTGCCGCCCCACAGCAAGCCATCCACTCCAGCATCGCCACGCTGGCAGGTGCCGCCGGGGTAAGCGAGCCAACAGTGAATCGCTTTTGCCATCGTATGGGGACGCGAGGTTTTCCCGATTTTAAACTGCAACTGGCGCAGAGCCTGGCGAAAGGCCCAAACTGGGTCAGCCGTGACGTGGAAGAAAATGACAGCGTTGAAAGCTACAGCCATAAAATTTTCGATTCGGCGCTGGCTGGCCTTAACCGCGTGCGTCAACAGCTGGATATGGCGGTAATTCACCAGGCGGTTCGGGCGCTGACGCGGGCCAATAAGATTGCTTTTTTCGGCCTCGGTGCCTCCGCCGTGGTCGCCCATGACGCCACCAATAAATTCCTGCGTTTTAATCTGCCGGTCATCTGGTCGGAGGATATTGTGATCCAGCGCATGAGTTGCATAAATAGTGGACCAAATGACGTTTTTGTTCTCATATCACATACTGGTCGAACCAAAAATATGATAGAACTGGCTCGCCTGGCGCGTGTAAACGCTTCCACCGTCTTGGCTATCACCTCCCCCGGTTCACCGCTTGCGGCAGAAGCCACTCTGGCACTGACACTCGATGTCCCGGAGGATACTGATATCTATTTGCCGATGGTTTCCCGCCTGGCGCAATTGACCATGGTCGATGTCCTGGCAACGGGTTTTACCCTTGAGCGCGGCACCTCTTTCCGCGAGAATCTAAAACGGGTTAAAGAGGCGCTGAAAGATTCGCGCCTGGAGAAGCAAGTGCAGACAGAAATCAATGCACGGCAAAATAATTAA
- the pyk gene encoding pyruvate kinase has protein sequence MSRRLRRTKIVTTLGPATDRDNNLEKIIAAGANVVRLNFSHGSPEDHQLRANKVREIAAKLGRHVAILGDLQGPKIRVSTFKEGKVFLNVGDRFLLDASMGKGEGDKEKVGIDYKGLPADVVPGDILLLDDGRVQLKVLEVQGMKVFTEVTVGGPLSNNKGINKLGGGLSAEALTEKDKADILTAAKIGVDYLAVSFPRCGEDMNYARRLARDAGCEAKLVAKVERAEAVATQEAMDDIILASDVVMVARGDLGVEIGDPELVGIQKALIRRARQLNRTIITATQMMESMITNPMPTRAEVMDVANAVLDGTDAVMLSAETAAGQYPAETVSAMAKVCLGAEKIPSVNVSKHRLEVQFDNIEEAIAMSAMYAANHLQGVTAIITMTESGRTALMTSRITSGLPIFAMSRHERTLNLTALYRGVTPVFFDSNNDGVAAAHDAINLLRDKGFLVSGDLVIVTQGDVMATTGTTNTSRVLRVD, from the coding sequence ATGTCCAGACGTCTCAGAAGAACCAAGATCGTTACAACCCTCGGCCCGGCAACCGATCGCGACAATAACCTCGAAAAAATCATTGCGGCGGGTGCGAACGTTGTACGACTCAACTTCTCCCATGGTTCCCCGGAAGATCACCAGCTACGCGCTAACAAAGTGCGTGAAATTGCGGCCAAACTGGGTCGCCACGTTGCCATTCTGGGCGATCTGCAGGGTCCTAAAATTCGTGTGTCGACCTTCAAAGAAGGCAAAGTATTCCTCAATGTGGGTGACCGTTTCCTGCTAGATGCCAGCATGGGCAAAGGCGAAGGCGACAAAGAAAAAGTCGGTATCGACTACAAAGGCCTGCCTGCTGACGTGGTACCCGGCGACATTCTGTTGCTGGATGACGGGCGTGTACAGCTCAAGGTGCTGGAAGTTCAGGGCATGAAAGTCTTCACCGAAGTCACTGTCGGTGGCCCGCTTTCCAATAACAAAGGCATCAACAAGCTGGGCGGTGGCCTGTCAGCCGAAGCACTGACCGAGAAAGATAAAGCCGATATTCTCACTGCGGCAAAAATTGGCGTAGATTACCTGGCCGTTTCTTTCCCACGCTGTGGTGAAGACATGAATTATGCGCGCCGTCTGGCACGCGATGCCGGTTGCGAAGCCAAACTGGTGGCGAAAGTGGAACGCGCAGAAGCCGTAGCGACCCAGGAAGCCATGGATGACATCATCCTCGCTTCTGACGTGGTGATGGTAGCGCGTGGTGACCTCGGCGTGGAAATTGGCGACCCGGAACTGGTCGGCATTCAGAAAGCGTTGATTCGTCGTGCACGTCAGCTGAACCGTACCATTATCACCGCAACGCAGATGATGGAATCGATGATCACCAACCCGATGCCAACCCGCGCGGAAGTGATGGACGTGGCGAACGCCGTGCTCGACGGCACCGATGCCGTGATGCTGTCAGCTGAAACCGCAGCGGGCCAGTACCCGGCAGAAACGGTTTCCGCGATGGCGAAAGTGTGTCTTGGTGCGGAAAAAATCCCGAGCGTTAACGTGTCCAAGCACCGTCTTGAAGTGCAGTTTGACAACATCGAAGAAGCCATCGCCATGTCCGCGATGTATGCCGCGAACCACCTGCAAGGGGTTACCGCCATCATCACCATGACAGAATCAGGCCGTACCGCGCTGATGACATCACGTATCACTTCGGGCCTGCCGATCTTCGCAATGTCACGTCACGAACGTACCCTGAATCTGACCGCTTTGTACCGTGGTGTCACGCCGGTCTTTTTCGACAGCAATAACGACGGTGTTGCCGCCGCTCACGATGCCATCAATCTGCTGCGTGACAAAGGTTTCCTCGTCTCCGGCGATCTGGTGATTGTGACCCAGGGCGACGTGATGGCGACTACCGGCACCACCAATACCAGCCGGGTGCTGCGCGTAGACTAA
- a CDS encoding MFS transporter, which translates to MARYQPITQLTGRVLLFPLALVLFEFATYIAHDMIQPGMLLVTGEFHVGPEWVSTSLTAYLMGGVVLQWLLGPLSDKYGRRPVLLFGILFFAAACLLTTLVQNIEQFVTLRFIQGISLCFIGAVSYAAVQEAFAEALAVRMMALMANVALLAPLAGPLAGAAWLSVGDWRSMFWLFAACSIVAFIVLWRIMPETAGDRSHSIALPNLARAYGRLARDKQVMYGSFAIGLVFIPILTWVALSPVILMHDEGLPRLHYALLQLPVFLAMIAGNLTLGKLAGRVPIEQPVKFAAWPILIGLGIALLANLLNSHSYLLLTAGLSLYAFGAGMVNAGLYRLTLYASNEGKGSVAAMLGMISILTLAIGIELAKSAYFSGGTPWFSAINFASGVMWFGLVVLFLKERKRRSQVTEV; encoded by the coding sequence ATGGCCCGCTATCAACCCATCACTCAACTGACAGGCCGCGTGCTGCTTTTTCCGCTGGCGCTGGTGCTGTTTGAGTTTGCCACCTACATCGCCCACGACATGATCCAACCCGGGATGCTGCTGGTCACCGGTGAATTCCATGTCGGGCCGGAATGGGTTTCTACCTCGCTGACGGCCTATTTGATGGGGGGTGTGGTGCTGCAATGGCTGCTCGGTCCACTTTCCGACAAATATGGCCGCCGTCCGGTGTTGCTATTCGGTATTTTGTTTTTTGCCGCTGCCTGCCTGCTCACCACCCTGGTGCAGAACATCGAGCAATTTGTCACCCTGCGTTTTATTCAGGGCATCAGCCTGTGCTTTATCGGCGCAGTCAGCTATGCCGCGGTACAGGAGGCCTTCGCCGAAGCCCTGGCCGTGCGCATGATGGCGCTGATGGCCAATGTCGCGCTGCTCGCCCCGCTGGCAGGTCCGCTGGCTGGTGCGGCCTGGCTTAGTGTCGGTGACTGGCGCAGCATGTTTTGGCTGTTTGCCGCCTGCAGCATTGTGGCCTTTATCGTGCTGTGGCGCATCATGCCCGAAACTGCCGGTGACCGTAGTCACTCCATTGCTTTGCCGAACCTGGCGCGCGCGTATGGCCGCCTGGCGCGTGATAAGCAGGTGATGTATGGCTCCTTCGCGATTGGTCTGGTGTTTATCCCAATTCTCACCTGGGTGGCCCTGTCTCCGGTGATTCTGATGCATGATGAAGGTCTGCCACGTCTGCACTACGCCCTGCTGCAACTGCCGGTATTTCTGGCGATGATCGCGGGTAACCTGACGCTGGGTAAACTGGCGGGCCGGGTTCCGATTGAACAACCGGTAAAATTCGCCGCGTGGCCGATTCTGATTGGCCTCGGCATTGCGCTGCTGGCAAACCTGCTGAATAGCCACAGCTACCTGTTGCTGACGGCAGGTCTGAGTCTGTATGCCTTCGGTGCCGGGATGGTCAATGCCGGTCTGTACCGTCTCACCCTCTACGCCAGTAATGAAGGTAAAGGCAGCGTCGCCGCGATGCTGGGCATGATCAGCATCCTGACGCTGGCTATCGGCATCGAACTGGCAAAAAGCGCCTATTTCAGCGGTGGCACGCCGTGGTTTAGCGCGATTAACTTCGCCAGCGGTGTGATGTGGTTCGGCCTGGTGGTGTTGTTTTTAAAGGAACGCAAACGTCGTAGCCAGGTCACTGAAGTCTGA
- a CDS encoding omptin family outer membrane protease — MNKNAVAVMMMAALSGTAYAESAQFTPNFSPESLSVATSVGMLGGKSKELVYDASNARKVSQLDWKIKNVAILKGDISWDAWSFLTLNARGWTSLASGSGHMDDYDWQNANQSGWTDHSSHPSTDVNYANEYDLNVKGWFLQGDNYKVGAVAGYQETRFSWTATGGSYNYDNGELVGDFPNGQAGIGYSQRFSMPYIGLVGHYRINNFEFNGQFKFSDWVRAHDNDEHYLRDLTFREKTSNSRYYGASVDAGYYVTENAKVFAEFTYSKYEEGKGGTQVIYTPTGESASYGGDAAGISNKNYTVTVGLQYRF; from the coding sequence ATGAACAAGAATGCTGTTGCGGTAATGATGATGGCCGCGCTTTCAGGGACCGCTTATGCGGAGTCTGCGCAATTCACACCAAACTTTTCACCGGAAAGTCTGAGCGTAGCCACCTCAGTGGGGATGCTGGGCGGTAAATCCAAAGAGCTGGTTTATGATGCAAGCAACGCACGTAAAGTCAGCCAGCTGGACTGGAAAATTAAAAATGTCGCCATCCTGAAAGGTGATATTTCCTGGGATGCCTGGTCCTTCCTGACGCTGAATGCACGCGGCTGGACTTCTCTGGCTTCCGGTTCCGGTCATATGGATGATTACGACTGGCAGAATGCTAACCAGTCAGGCTGGACCGATCATTCTTCACATCCGAGCACCGATGTGAATTACGCCAATGAATACGACCTGAACGTAAAAGGCTGGTTCCTGCAGGGCGATAATTATAAAGTCGGCGCAGTAGCGGGTTATCAGGAAACGCGTTTCAGCTGGACGGCAACCGGCGGTTCTTACAATTACGACAATGGAGAACTGGTGGGTGACTTCCCGAACGGCCAGGCGGGGATTGGCTACAGCCAGCGCTTCTCCATGCCGTATATTGGCCTGGTAGGCCACTATCGCATCAATAATTTCGAATTTAACGGCCAGTTCAAATTCAGCGACTGGGTTCGTGCGCACGATAACGACGAACATTATTTGCGTGATCTGACCTTCCGCGAGAAAACCTCAAATTCCCGCTACTATGGCGCGTCTGTTGATGCGGGTTACTACGTCACCGAAAATGCCAAAGTATTTGCTGAATTCACTTACAGCAAATACGAAGAAGGCAAAGGTGGCACCCAGGTTATCTATACGCCAACCGGCGAGTCAGCCTCTTATGGTGGTGATGCGGCAGGGATTTCCAATAAGAACTACACCGTTACCGTGGGTCTGCAATATCGCTTCTAA
- the lpxM gene encoding lauroyl-Kdo(2)-lipid IV(A) myristoyltransferase (LpxM is lauroyl-Kdo(2)-lipid IV(A) myristoyltransferase, an enzyme characterized in Escherichia coli and involved in biosynthesis of the form of lipid A found in that species and some closely related species.), translating into METRKKNNIEFIPVFQRSFLKPKYWGNWLAIGALAGMAMLPAKVRDPLLGSLGKLAGKLAKSARRRALINLYYCLPELSEAERATIVDHMFATAPQAMVMMAELGIRNPERVRQRVDWFGRDIIDQLQANNENVIFLVPHGWGVDIPAMLLASEGQMMAAMFHNQSDPLMDYVWNTVRRRFGGRMHARNDGIKPFISSVRQGYWGYYLPDQDHGAEHSEFVDFFATYKATLPAVGRLMKVCRARVVPLFPVYNSSTHRLEVYVRPPMDDLLEADDKTLARRMNEEVEIFVRPHPEQYTWILKLLKTRKEGDIEPYVRKDLYPRK; encoded by the coding sequence ATGGAAACCCGTAAAAAAAATAACATTGAGTTTATTCCCGTTTTTCAACGTTCTTTTTTGAAGCCGAAATACTGGGGCAACTGGCTGGCGATTGGTGCGCTGGCCGGTATGGCTATGTTACCCGCAAAAGTGCGAGATCCCCTGTTGGGCAGCCTGGGTAAGCTGGCAGGTAAGCTGGCAAAAAGCGCGCGTCGCCGCGCGTTGATCAATCTGTATTACTGTCTGCCGGAGTTGAGCGAAGCTGAGCGCGCAACCATCGTCGATCATATGTTTGCCACCGCCCCTCAGGCGATGGTGATGATGGCGGAACTCGGCATCCGCAACCCGGAGCGGGTGCGTCAGCGTGTTGACTGGTTTGGTCGCGACATCATCGACCAGCTACAGGCCAACAATGAAAACGTCATTTTCCTCGTTCCGCATGGCTGGGGCGTGGATATTCCGGCGATGCTGCTGGCATCTGAAGGGCAGATGATGGCGGCGATGTTCCATAATCAGAGCGATCCGCTGATGGATTATGTCTGGAATACGGTGCGTCGTCGTTTTGGCGGGCGTATGCATGCGCGTAATGATGGTATCAAACCTTTTATCAGTTCCGTGCGTCAGGGCTACTGGGGTTATTACCTGCCGGACCAGGATCACGGGGCGGAGCACAGCGAGTTTGTTGATTTTTTTGCCACTTACAAAGCGACGTTACCGGCGGTTGGCCGCCTGATGAAGGTCTGTCGGGCGCGCGTGGTACCCTTGTTCCCGGTGTATAACAGCAGCACACATCGTCTTGAAGTTTATGTGCGGCCACCGATGGATGATTTGCTGGAAGCGGATGATAAAACGCTGGCGCGTCGTATGAATGAAGAAGTGGAAATCTTTGTTCGCCCGCACCCGGAACAATATACCTGGATTCTCAAGCTGCTGAAGACGCGTAAAGAGGGGGATATTGAACCCTACGTGCGCAAAGATCTTTATCCCCGCAAATAA